Within Dermacentor albipictus isolate Rhodes 1998 colony chromosome 3, USDA_Dalb.pri_finalv2, whole genome shotgun sequence, the genomic segment AAGAAAACACTGCATGTACTATCAGACAATGTGACAGCAGTTCATtggaaaggagagaaaaaggaCCTAACAGTTCATTTAACGTGGTTTCTAGTCAATCAGGCAGTACACACTGGCATTACATCTCAGTAGAGTCGGCTTTAGCACACCATGCAGTTACTCAACATGTCCCAGACGGTGGATGTATGACAGCTGCAAATGAAATTTAAGACCTCCTGAGCCCCAAGACAATCTGAGAGCAGTTTGAAGGCAAAGAAATGCAGGGGAGACCAAAGGCATGGCCCGACTGTGAAGCACTACACGAGAGGGCAGGCAAAAAGGTGCTCACGAGCACTCCTTGGCGTGCCTCTCGAGGTGCTTCTTGAGGTGCTGTCGCAACACAAATCGCTGTCCGCACACCTCGCAGCCGTAGTTGCGCACGCCTGTGTGCACCAGATTGTGCCGGTTCAGATTGCACTTGAGGCTGAACTTGCGGCCACAGATGGTGCAGGCAAATTCCTTTGGTGGCTGTGCCAGTGACATTGATGCCTGCCGTGTGCTTGCTACTAGGACGTCCGAGACAGATGTAGAATTCAGGCCCGTCGATGATGACGGAGACTGCTCGTTGTTGGCACCAGTCAGGAAGTAGTCAAGAGAAGGGACTGCATATTGAGCAAAGAGATTAACAAATGAGACCTCCTATGCTAGTGAAGTGTACACTTGTCATTAAAACACATATACATAAACAAATCTCAATAAATCTTATTGTGGGGTAAGTGGGTTCGTAACgcttaggaaaaagaaaaagattttGCGTAAAAGACAGACAAGCACAAGAGCAAATACCCTATTGTGCTTGTCTGTTTTTTGAACAGTGTTTTCCTGAACACAAACAAATGATCAGCCTAAGGTATGTGCAGCTATAGTGACCGACTCTCAATGCTGCACACTGCAATTTATGAACGTGCTGGCTTTCAGAGCGCAGGCCTTTCCCACTCTGCATTTCTTGATGTGGTTTATTAGACAGTTATTGTTTACCGGAACAGAATTTTAATCCCAACTCATATTAACCTTGGCCTGTCACACTTGGAAGCACATGTCACAGGAATTATTTTTTGCAAATGACGAGATATGCAATTATTTTAAGTGGGAACTGTACTTCTAGGCTGGGGTAAAAATTACATATCGCACTTCAGTGACTCCTCTAACTCGAACTCATTTTTTTGCAACAGCAGTTCCTCTCTCAAAACTCTCTCCCCTCCGTTCCATTGCCTCTAAACTTGTGCATAACCCCTGCAACTCTGATCAAACCATCCAACTTGAAGGGATCAAGGTGCCTTCCCAAGCCTCAGCCCCAAGGCTGCCTGTGGTGAGAGCCTTTTTGCCAAGCTTGTTATCTGGGAACCATCACCTCTTCAACAACATGGCAGACATGGCTAGTGCACTGGAACTACTTTCCCAAGCAAACCATGCTTCTCTCTCCCTGGCGTTGAGTTGCACGCCACTACAAGGCGCCCTGATTGGTCTCCCCATAGTCGCACATGAGTGCACACTCCCCCGAATCTGTACAGCTGAGCACTTCTTCAGCACTTCACTGCAGCGGATGCTCCGCAGACCTGCAACGAGTTGGTTATGTGGGACCTTTACTATTGCAGCTTGTTGTGCTCAGTGGACCACTACCTGGTTAGCCTAACATAGCAGCCACAAGTACTCGATCAGTTTTCCAGTGAGCCTTTTTGCCCGCAACCGTGACTGTCATGCTATGGTGTATCCTGTGTTAATAAACCAGTGCTTGCTGGCGATCTGACTCCAAAGCTTTCTTTGTACAATGTTGGAGAGTTGATGGACCCTGCCACAGCATCCTTTGTGCGCTGTAAAGTGGAGGAGTGCCGGGCCCTTTCCTGACCATCATTCAAAGGGTAAGCATTGTACAAACCCATCTCAACATTACTGACACCCCATGTTGGGCACCACAAACTGAATGCAGCAGCAAAAATGGCAACACCACACTGAAAACAACAATGATCTTGGTAGGACGAATGCGACAGCACAATGGGGCCATAATGATGATGGGAGCAACACAGTGTGACAACAGCATGGCAATTACTCTTTGTCACTGACACCTAAGAAAGTGAAGCATTGTTTCAGTGAGAATAAACTGGAGAATGACAGATGCAGTGTGTGCCAACCATTCAGCGGGAGAGTATTGCAGGCTGTTACATTGAAAATACATATGCAGACACAACTCCTCTTCAGGTCACGTGGGCTACAAACTCCACACGAACTATGTGGGGGCATTGTACAATGAGCATCATTCGTAATTTTCATTCCATTCTTGTGAAATCTCTGTTGCGATGGAGGCACCACCCAATAAAAGTCCCCATTGTCCCTTCTAAAGTGGAGCAGTTAAGTCGAGTGAATTGCAATGACTGAAAAATAACAAAGGCATACAAATTTTGAATTCTACATTTTTCAGAAACGTCGCCGATTtacagaaataaaataatgtaatCACACAGATTAAAATTccactgcttcttttttgctGTAAAAGCTTCAAGCGTTTGAAGTTCCATGTTTGCTGCGTGCAATGTTGCCAATGCCTACACATAAATAAAAAAGCGAGCTCACAGGTCTCAAAATTCTGGTAAAACATTTTCATGAGTTTTCCAAGTAAACTGCTGCAGGCATGCTAAATATTGGTGATAAGCTTTCGAGTGAGCCACAATAATGGTGATTGTCAAAAATCTGTAGCCGATTACTTCAACATTAAAATGCACTCGCAAGACAGAGCCAGCAGGAGTGGGCAAATGATTCCCACCACTCACCACTGTAAAATGGAAACTCTTGCTTGGGCAAAGCTCGACTGACTGCCCCTCCATTTCCTGTAAAACACACACCAATGAATACAGTGAATACAAAACAAAATACGGGAGAAAATAAGCAAGGCGACAGCAGCAAAAGATGTAGCAAGGTCAAGGCCACTTTAAAGCCATAAAAGCAATGCTGAAGGGGGAGAAAAATAATGTGATTTTATTTTAGTTTTGAGAATTTTACCAATCATGTGACCCTATTCCAGAGGCTTCCTTGAAGGCAAATATAGATTCCAATACAAGCAAATACAGCCGCCTTCCAATGTGTGCAACGCATACATCAATTAACTCCAAGCAGGGTTATTTGGTCACATCAGTAACATGATGAAGTGAACGACCATGCTAGCTGATTACAAGAAAGGGATTTGTGGACATGAGCAGTGGCTTCCAAGTAATAACATTTATTGATGATGGCAAACACTTGAATAcctcataaaaaagaaaaagagatggcAGATCGAAAACTAGGTATACTAACAATGAAAAAAGTTCATTTGCACATTATCGTGACTTATGCACAACAAATGTGAAAGCTCTTTGGCAGATAATGTGACGGTGCAAGCTCACACATGCAGATCTAGTTATATTCAATTTCAGGCGGGTTCAACAATTTATTGGATGATATTGTTCTGTGTTGCAGCACTTTCTTCACACCAAAGCAATGATCTACATGTGAAACAATGTAATGAAAGACATACCTGCTTTTCTTTCCAACAGTTTTGTTACACTAGCATGAGCGGTGGTTAAGAGTTCATCTATGCTCTGGAACATACTACAGTGGAACCCGGATATATTGAGCTCGAAGGGTAttgcgaaatagttcgatatatcaaTAACTCgatatataaattaaaaatttgGTACAAAGTTATTCAGGGGGATTTTACAGCTGTTTTTATacacaataatttgttatataaGGGTTCGATATGCCCAGGTTCGACTGTATGCGGCCATGGAAAGGGTACCGTAAGGAAGAAGATGGCTCATCAAGTGCACGCCCCATATAAATCCAAATGTTTGATTCTAAGCATGGCATGTGCAGAATAGTGAAGTGCTGACAAGAATAGCCATTGCAAACAGGGTAATGAAGTAAAAAATTTTCCCAGCTGAAAGTACACAAATAGTAGTTCAAAGTTCAGCTAGCGCAGACTTTAACAAAGGAAGGTCAGGTTCAAGAAGGAAGCATTTTAGATATGCTCATGTATTGTGAAAAATGAAGCAAATCAAAAAGCAAAAAGCCCATGAAGTCTGATAATGAGATAAGATCAGCATGttggagtcattcttactcaagCACATTCAAGACAACAATGCAAGGCCCTTCTGGGACACTCGGTTGCATGTCATAAACTAGACAATAGAAGAAAATGCCATCCACAAAATTCTCTGTAGCAGACTTCACAGGCTGAAAAAGTCATTTATGCACCATTCCACAGCAAACACACAAtgcacttaaaggggccctgaaccacccctcaggcttggtgaaataacatagttcGTGGGTAGCATATACTGCTGTGAACATCACAGCCAGGTTTTGCtgtcaggctgctgagcacgcggtcgcgggatcgaatcccggccacggcggccgcatttcgttggggacgaaatgcgaaaacacccgtgtactttgatttaggtgcgcgttaaagaaccccaggtggtcaaaatttcaggagtcctccactacggcgtgcctcataatcagaaagtggttttggcacgtaaaaccccataatttaatttttttttaggttttGCTGCCGTACGCGGTGCTtggagctcgcaagtggatcGTGAAGTCACCTTactctcaaacactctcttttcgACAGAAGGCCCTatcctcattctcttctggatgctttattttgtCATTGGATGCTTTATTTTATCATTCCCTTAGGCagctgctattggctgatagcCGACATCAAGCTGGGGTCAGCTACATGGCGCAGATACCGCGGTCGCCATGGGGTGCCACCACGAGTCCATTGGCTAAGTGCACTGCGGCTCACTAAAGACAACtgcatttggcttatgtttagcgcatGTAGGCCCCAAAGGCAGAAGTTGTGGCGTCTCCAGAATGAAATTTAAACTGAGTGCCATGGTGACATTTAGAGTATGGAGCATTGTGGGCACACCCCACTGcaccgtagccttcacagtgccaTGAAttgaaggaacgggagcacagcagaGGCTGTATTCGATTGTCAGTACCTCCGCTTCTGCTGGACGCATTGAAGTATTTTTTGCAGCAAAGTTTTCTGacatagcctattttcacttcaaatgcctttttccGCTTCGATAAAGTGGTCCAGGGCCCCTTTTGGAACCACTTGGTTTAACCAAATTGCCACTTGCACTATAGCGAACAACTGAACAAGGATTCTCTGCAAGAAAAAACCCAGCAAGAAAGGTCCATGAGAGCTCAAACACAGTCATTGCTAATAAagtgttttgttgttttatttatcTACACTTCAGAATTTCCAAATATTTAAAATTATGTTTGCTATATCCATTTACTGACATTAAGAAAGACTGCACACTTACAAAAATAACTGCTTTTCATAGCCCTCAGAACATCCTTGCAGCAAAAGAATACCTGGCAAACGGAACAAATGCTTGTCTTTTGTGACTTCCAGGTAACGCATTTTCTTCTATCTCTGTGATCCCATGAAGAATGCATTGGAGAGGTGCTACTATACGCAGTATTTAACAACTCTTGCAAAATGAAATTGTTGTTGCAGTGAATTTTACACATGGGTTCTTTGCATAGCAAAAGAACAATTTCACAGTGATCAGTGAAAACAAGCGCCCCATTTGTAGCAGCAGTGCGGTGACTTTGAAAATGCTCCAGCATTTTTAAAATGGTGCCACATGTGCACATAATATTTGAAAAATTAGAAAATATATTCCAAAATATCACTGcacacaaaaataattaacaGAGACATGCCTTCACACAGAGCCTGCCAGTGAATCAAAATATCACGTAGCAAAATACAGCACCACTGGGCCCAGTGCCAGGACAGACTTGAGAGCATTGGGGGGATAACAAAAGCACTTCAGCAATTGTTGGGGATTCTCCACATTTTGTGAACAACTTTAAGGTGAGAGTAACACTTTATAGCCAATAATGGTAAATGCAAAGCATTTTGCCAGGATGCTATGTGTGTGTGATCAAGTGAACTGCACTTGAAAGATAAGGCTGAGCACATTGCTTGTCGACTAGCTCATGCTCAAAGAGTTGAAGACGCTAACTACCAATGCTGTTGTGAGCAACGAAATTAGACCTACACAGGCAATGCCAATATGTGCTTGGAGTTCACTACATCCGGCTTTAAGTTTAACATAGGCAATGTATTGTTGCAACACACTTGTTGAAAAACAGGAAATGGGACTTGGCACCAAAACAAGTCCGGCTAGGCAATAACTGCTATGAAGACTCACTTAATAAGGTTTCGAGGCTGGTTATGAGGTTGGTACCTCGCAACTCCGTTGAACTACAGCCAAACCTCACTCCAATGAAGTTGCATTTGACATAAAATACCATTGTTATATCAGGTATTCATTGCAGGCACATATTCATTACATGCCGATATATCGGCAGGAAACATTTTAGATTTCAATTTAGTCCATTTATTTGGTTATTTAGACAATGTATATGATGAGCTTGAGGCTAAAGGCTGAAGTGTCTGACGAGGCCTTGACCGACTTTACTTCGTTGTGCCCAATAATTTGTTACATACATGTTTGATATATTGGGGTTCAATCATATTACATTAGCAAAAGCAATTTTTGAGACATGGTAAGTAGTACAAGTCGGTGTGAGGCTGCAAAAGAAACTTGTCCTTCTCTTCGTCTGTACCACCGCCCATTCTTCAACAAGTGTGCTGCAACAATATTTTTCATTGGGGATGTCTGCAGTTTTAGCAGTTCAACCAGAGGAATACATAACTGTACCTGCCTCTGTTATAATTTTTCACTATATTCATAAAGCAGTAGGCACAGTGGGTGTTGACAAAGGCTTCAGAGAATAAAGTACAAAGGCATTACAAAATTTTTTGCCTGTGTATCATTTGGGGGCAATGGTCATCAGAAATTGTGCGACGATCACCAACAAGCTCACAATTATGTCAACTATGACTATTTATATATTTACTAGTTTCCTCGTGAGCATGTTCGTGTGCATTCAGGGCCAGGCAGTGCTCAAGAAATCCTAaaatggcattctgctgctaagcacaaggttgcaggtTCAATGTCAGGCCACCCTCCGAAGAGGGCGTTATGCAAAAACACTAACTGATAGTGCTTTCGATGTGCATTAAAGAACCCTAGATGGTTGAAATTAATTTGGAGCCCTCTACTACAGCACCTCTCGTAGACTACGAGTTATTTTGGGACATTAAACCTTGGAAAGAAGCTAGCATCAGTCACATTATGTCTCTAAATGCGTGACAAAACACAGAAGCTCGAGTAGATTACTTTCCCCAAAAGCCCTCCTCATTCAAATTGGGACATGGCTGCTAATGTGTCATGGGGCACCGGGGTATCCCACCACACATTTTGGGGACAGACAATTGTAGTCTCGGAGGCTCACTGTAAATGGACATGCATT encodes:
- the LOC135898879 gene encoding zinc finger and SCAN domain-containing protein 10-like, encoding MRNGGAVSRALPKQEFPFYSVPSLDYFLTGANNEQSPSSSTGLNSTSVSDVLVASTRQASMSLAQPPKEFACTICGRKFSLKCNLNRHNLVHTGVRNYGCEVCGQRFVLRQHLKKHLERHAKECSDQRLPFLAGFFK